The following coding sequences are from one Maniola jurtina chromosome 14, ilManJurt1.1, whole genome shotgun sequence window:
- the LOC123871614 gene encoding galactokinase-like, whose product MTEAVAKGESTLLRQARDKFVAAFGREPTAASAAPGRVNLIGEHVDYCEGFVLPVALPFLTIVVGAYNDTDECRILSILASGQEVDASFPATSVAALKPGEPAWANYVKGVVANFPSKVRGFDTVVVSDVPMGSGVSSSASLEVAFFTFLEALTGNRVDPVEKAQLCQKAEHEFPGMPCGIMDQFIVTLGKKDHALLIDCRSLVSTQIPVDSEDAVILVVNSNVKHQLTGSEYPQRRAQCQEAAKKLKIPSLRSARVEDLEELKLQKCDELVLKRAKHVVEEIARTEEVAQLLPQKEFDAVGQLFYKSHESLSKLMEVSCPELDELVDIMRAAPGVYGARMTGGGFGGCVIALMKKEYVDIVKENVISQYKGHPIFFVCRPSDGARILQLA is encoded by the exons ATGACAGAAGCAGTAGCTAAAGGCGAGTCCACACTACTGCGTCAGGCGCGCGACAAGTTTGTCGCGGCGTTCGGTCGCGAGCCAACCGCGGCGTCCGCGGCGCCCGGTCGCGTCAACCTTATAGGCGAGCATGTCGATTATTGCGAAGGATTTGTCTTACCTGTG GCCTTACCATTCCTGACTATCGTGGTGGGTGCCTACAACGACACTGACGAATGCCGGATCCTCTCCATCCTGGCTAGCGGCCAAGAGGTGGACGCATCCTTCCCTGCTACATCAGTAGCTGCCCTGAAACCTGGCGAACCGGCCTGGGCGAATTATGTTAAGGGCGTGGTCGCTAACTTTCCTA GTAAAGTGCGTGGATTCGACACAGTGGTGGTATCAGATGTTCCAATGGGATCTGGAGTATCCAGTAGTGCATCTTTAGAGGTCGCCTTCTTCACATTCCTGGAAGCGCTAACTGGAAACAGagttga TCCCGTAGAAAAGGCGCAGCTATGTCAGAAGGCAGAGCACGAGTTTCCCGGCATGCCGTGCGGGATCATGGACCAGTTCATCGTCACTCTGGGCAAGAAGGACCATGCGCTGCTAATAGACTGCAG ATCACTGGTGTCAACACAAATCCCAGTAGACTCGGAGGACGCAGTGATACTGGTGGTGAACTCTAACGTCAAACACCAGCTGACTGGCAGCGAATATCCCCAGCGGAGAGCTCAGTGCCAAGAGGCTGCCAAGAAACTCAAGATACCTTCACTGAGGAGTGCACGTGTTGAAGATTTAGAAG AACTAAAACTCCAGAAGTGCGACGAACTCGTTCTGAAGAGAGCGAAACACGTGGTTGAAGAGATAGCACGCACAGAAGAGGTGGCCCAGTTGTTACCACAAAAAGAATTTGATGCG GTAGGTCAGCTATTTTACAAGTCCCATGAATCACTTAGCAAGCTAATGGAGGTGTCGTGTCCCGAGCTGGATGAACTCGTGGATATAATGCGGGCGGCGCCAGGAGTGTATGGCGCTAGGATGACCGGCGGGGGATTTGGAGGCTGTGTTATTGCCCTG ATGAAAAAGGAATACGTCGATATTGTAAAGGAGAATGTGATCTCACAGTACAAAGGACACCCGATCTTCTTCGTGTGCCGGCCGAGCGACGGCGCTAGAATATTGCAGTTAGCTTAG
- the LOC123871617 gene encoding geranylgeranyl transferase type-2 subunit beta, producing MSFKTKDVVLSEDRPKTLLLQKHSDYLAGYGLNKDDYEFCMTEYLRMSGIYWSLTAMELMDQSSRMPKEDIISFIASCQDNESGGISASNGHDPHMLYTLSAVQVLAMYDRLDAIDVEGVVKYVSSLQQDDGSFFGDIWGEVDTRFSFCAVMCLSLLHRMDAIDVSKAVEFVLSCMNFDGGFGSKPGSESHAGLIYCCVGTLSICKRMDALKADELAWWLCERQLPSGGLNGRPEKLPDLCYSWWVMSSLSMLNRIHWVDKKNLEQYILACQDAETGGFSDRPGDITDPFHTLFGLAGLSLLGNTSIKRVNPTYCMPQETIDRLNLEPQILQI from the exons ATGTCTTTCAAAACCAAGGATGTTGTGCTCTCCGAAGATAGACCAAAAACATTGCTTTTGCAAAAACATTCGGACTACTTAGCCGGGTATGGTTTGAACAAAGATGATTACGAGTTTTGTATGACGGAGTACCTCCGAATGTCTGGCATATACTGGAGTCTCACTGCTATGGAACTTATGGACCAGTCGTCAAG AATGCCCAAAGAAGATATAATATCATTCATAGCATCATGTCAAGACAATGAGAGTGGAGGAATCTCAGCAAGCAACGGACATGATCCTCACATGTTGTACACTCTAAGTGCTGTTCAg GTTCTGGCTATGTACGACAGACTGGATGCCATTGATGTTGAAGGAGTAGTCAAATATGTTTCTTCCTTACAGCAAGACGATGGCAGCTTCTTTG GTGATATATGGGGTGAAGTGGACACAAGATTCTCGTTCTGCGCTGTGATGTGTCTATCGCTTCTGCATCGAATGGACGCCATAGATGTGAGCAAAGCGGTTGAGTTTGTGCTGAGTTGTATGAACTTTGACGGCGGCTTCGGTTCCAAGCCTGGCTCTGAGAGTCATGCAG GTTTAATCTACTGCTGTGTGGGTACACTATCAATATGTAAGCGTATGGACGCACTAAAAGCAGACGAGCTTGCTTGGTGGTTGTGTGAACGGCAGTTGCCCAGCGGTGGGCTTAACGGCAGGCCTGAGAAACTGCCGGACTTGTGTTATTCATG GTGGGTAATGTCATCCCTATCAATGCTAAACAGGATACACTGGGTGGACAAGAAAAATCTAGAACAATACATCTTAGCCTGCCAAGATGCTGAAACAGGGGGTTTCAGTGACCGACCAGGAGATATTACCGATCCCTTCCACACTTTATTTGGTTTAGCAGGCCTTTCATTACTTGGCAACACTAGCATAAAACGGGTAAATCCCACGTACTGTATGCCTCAAGAAACTATAGATAGATTAAATTTGGAACCACAGATTCTACAAATATAA